One stretch of Flavobacterium sp. 9 DNA includes these proteins:
- the mraY gene encoding phospho-N-acetylmuramoyl-pentapeptide-transferase, which produces MLYYLFEYFDKTLDIPGTGVFQYITFRSALALMLSLLLSTIYGKRIINFLRNQQVGETVRELGLQGQNEKAGTPTMGGLIIIFATLVPVLLFARLHNIYIVLLIVTTLWMGTIGFIDDYIKIFKKDKAGLKGIFKVIGQVGLGLIVGTVLYFNPAVTVRTDTGYVGTQKNVSTAVVMPAPMEEKSTATTIPFVKNNEFDYAELLSWTGEGYEKWAWLIFIPVVIFIITAVSNGANLTDGIDGLAAGTSAISVLALGIFTFVSGNIIFSNYLNIMYIPNSGEMTVFISAFVGALIGFLWYNSYPASVFMGDTGSLTIGGIIAVLAIAVRKELLIPLLCGIFLVENFSVVLQVSYFKFTKKRFGEGRRIFLMSPLHHHYQKKGYHESKIVTRFWIVAIMLAILSIVTLKLR; this is translated from the coding sequence ATGCTATACTATTTATTTGAATATTTCGACAAAACACTAGACATCCCAGGAACTGGAGTTTTTCAATACATCACTTTTAGATCAGCTTTAGCGTTAATGCTTTCGTTGCTTTTGTCAACGATTTACGGAAAAAGAATTATCAATTTTTTGCGTAATCAACAAGTTGGTGAAACAGTTCGTGAATTGGGTTTACAAGGTCAAAATGAAAAAGCAGGAACGCCAACAATGGGTGGATTGATTATCATTTTTGCAACTCTTGTACCGGTTTTGTTGTTTGCTCGTTTGCATAATATTTATATCGTATTGCTTATTGTAACCACGCTTTGGATGGGAACAATTGGTTTTATTGATGATTATATTAAAATATTCAAAAAAGATAAAGCAGGTCTTAAAGGAATTTTTAAAGTTATTGGTCAGGTTGGTTTAGGACTTATCGTTGGAACTGTTTTGTATTTTAATCCGGCAGTTACAGTAAGAACTGACACAGGATATGTTGGTACTCAAAAAAATGTTAGTACAGCTGTGGTTATGCCTGCTCCAATGGAAGAGAAATCAACTGCAACGACAATTCCTTTTGTAAAAAATAATGAGTTTGATTATGCCGAATTGTTATCATGGACTGGAGAAGGATATGAAAAATGGGCTTGGTTAATTTTTATTCCGGTTGTGATTTTTATTATTACAGCAGTTTCAAACGGAGCAAATTTAACAGACGGTATCGATGGTCTCGCAGCGGGAACTTCGGCGATATCTGTCTTGGCGCTCGGAATATTTACGTTTGTTTCCGGTAACATTATATTCTCTAATTATTTGAATATTATGTATATCCCCAATTCGGGAGAAATGACTGTGTTTATATCTGCATTTGTTGGTGCTTTGATTGGATTTCTTTGGTACAATTCTTATCCCGCATCTGTTTTTATGGGAGATACAGGAAGTTTGACTATTGGTGGAATTATTGCAGTTTTGGCAATTGCGGTTAGAAAAGAATTATTAATTCCGTTATTGTGTGGAATCTTTTTAGTGGAGAATTTCTCAGTGGTTTTGCAGGTGAGTTATTTTAAATTCACTAAAAAACGTTTTGGTGAAGGACGCAGAATTTTTCTGATGTCGCCATTACATCATCATTATCAAAAGAAAGGATATCATGAAAGTAAAATCGTAACCCGTTTTTGGATTGTTGCGATTATGTTAGCCATATTATCAATTGTTACTTTAAAACTTAGATAA
- a CDS encoding four helix bundle protein produces the protein MKENIIQDKSFLFAVRIINLYKYLTTKKKEFVLSKQILRCGTSIGANIEESIGGRSDKEFLFKLEISYKEARETIYWLKLLKATDYISVSEFDSVFGEADEICRILAKIIITLKGK, from the coding sequence ATGAAAGAAAATATTATTCAGGATAAATCATTCCTTTTTGCAGTTAGAATAATCAATTTGTATAAATATCTAACCACTAAAAAGAAAGAGTTTGTTTTGAGTAAGCAGATTTTAAGATGTGGAACCTCAATTGGGGCAAATATAGAAGAGTCAATTGGAGGACGTTCTGATAAAGAGTTCTTATTTAAGCTTGAAATTTCATATAAAGAAGCTAGAGAAACAATTTATTGGTTGAAATTATTAAAAGCAACAGATTATATTTCTGTAAGTGAATTCGATAGTGTCTTTGGTGAGGCTGATGAAATTTGCAGAATATTAGCGAAAATTATAATAACCCTAAAAGGAAAATAG
- the murD gene encoding UDP-N-acetylmuramoyl-L-alanine--D-glutamate ligase, with the protein MRLVVLGGGESGVGTAILGKKKGYDVFVSDFGKIKESYKEVLIINKIAWEEEQHTEDLILNADVVMKSPGIPEKSPIVQKLIAAGIKVISEIEFAKPFTEALTIGITGSNGKTTTTMLTHHLLKSAGLNVGLGGNIGKSFAWQVAENKFDAYVLELSSFQLDGIIDYRPDIAIITNISPDHLDRYEYKYQKYIDSKFRITMNQTESDYLIYDADDEAITEWLKNNTTKAKLIPFSLSKTFDEGASINNNKMEIKINQEEFTMETEHIALEGKHNMKNAMAASSVAKLMQIRNATIRESLSNFQGVEHRLEKVLKIQNVQYINDSKATNVNATFFALDSMNVPTVWIVGGVDKGNDYNELMSLVREKVKAIICLGLDNRKIIEAFGNVVDIMVEVNNMNDAVKTAQRLTEKGDAVLLSPACASFDLFENYEDRGKQFKQAVHNL; encoded by the coding sequence ATGAGATTGGTAGTATTAGGAGGAGGAGAAAGTGGTGTAGGTACCGCTATTCTTGGGAAGAAAAAAGGATACGATGTTTTTGTATCGGATTTTGGAAAGATAAAGGAAAGTTATAAAGAAGTTCTTATCATTAATAAAATTGCCTGGGAAGAGGAACAGCACACTGAAGACCTGATTTTAAACGCCGATGTGGTGATGAAAAGTCCGGGAATTCCTGAGAAGTCTCCAATAGTACAAAAACTTATCGCTGCGGGAATTAAAGTAATCTCGGAAATTGAGTTTGCAAAACCTTTTACTGAAGCGCTGACAATTGGAATTACAGGTAGTAACGGTAAAACGACTACAACAATGTTAACGCATCATTTGCTGAAATCGGCAGGTTTGAATGTAGGTTTAGGAGGAAACATCGGGAAAAGTTTTGCCTGGCAAGTAGCCGAGAATAAATTCGATGCGTATGTTCTTGAGTTAAGTAGTTTTCAGCTTGACGGAATTATAGATTACAGACCTGATATTGCAATAATTACGAATATTAGTCCAGATCATTTAGATCGATACGAATATAAATATCAAAAATATATTGATTCAAAGTTTCGAATAACAATGAATCAAACGGAAAGCGATTATCTTATTTACGATGCAGATGATGAAGCAATTACGGAATGGTTAAAAAATAACACAACAAAAGCAAAATTAATTCCTTTTTCATTGTCTAAAACGTTCGATGAAGGGGCTTCTATAAATAACAACAAAATGGAAATAAAGATCAACCAAGAAGAGTTTACAATGGAAACAGAACACATTGCGTTAGAAGGAAAACATAACATGAAAAACGCAATGGCAGCAAGCTCCGTGGCGAAATTGATGCAGATTAGAAATGCAACAATTCGCGAAAGTTTATCAAATTTTCAAGGTGTTGAACACCGTTTAGAGAAAGTACTTAAAATTCAGAATGTACAATATATCAATGATTCAAAAGCAACAAATGTAAATGCTACATTCTTTGCTTTAGACAGTATGAATGTTCCAACGGTTTGGATTGTTGGTGGAGTTGATAAAGGAAATGATTACAACGAATTGATGTCACTAGTTCGTGAAAAAGTAAAAGCAATTATCTGTTTAGGACTTGATAATCGTAAGATCATTGAAGCTTTTGGAAATGTTGTTGATATCATGGTTGAAGTAAATAATATGAACGACGCTGTAAAAACAGCACAACGTTTAACGGAAAAAGGAGATGCAGTTTTATTGTCACCAGCCTGCGCAAGTTTCGATTTATTCGAAAATTACGAAGACAGAGGAAAGCAATTCAAACAAGCAGTACACAATTTATAA
- a CDS encoding FtsW/RodA/SpoVE family cell cycle protein, with product MKELVNKLKGDRVIWSFVALLALFSFMPVFSASSNLAYIGHGTGNTLGYLVKHLAHVCIGFLIIYWVHRVPYHYFRAISKIALPIVWFLLLYTLLKGTVIAGANASRWIQVPFIGITFQTSTLAASILFIFVARYLSKTRDENEPFQASLIQLWLPVFITLALILPANFSTTALIFSMVMMLTFIGKYPLKYIGFIIGSGIAMLAFFLLVAKAFPDSRFFSRVSTWESRIMNFTTDKPDEDDYQIEKAKIAIASGKLGGLGPGKSVQKNFLPQSSSDFIYAIIVEEYGLVGGVSILILYLLLLFRFVIASHKATTLFGKLVVVGLGFPMIFQAMINMAVAVELLPVTGQTLPLISSGGSSIWMTCFSLGIIISVTKKDEEIAEEQEEKERRKEALQRLIDKELSEEDLPADEKIYEEEGMYSIEDTSRNPMNAVLNKA from the coding sequence ATGAAAGAACTAGTAAACAAACTAAAAGGAGATAGAGTAATATGGTCATTCGTGGCTTTATTAGCGCTGTTTTCGTTTATGCCAGTTTTTAGTGCGAGTAGTAATCTGGCATATATTGGTCACGGAACCGGAAATACATTGGGATATTTGGTAAAACATTTAGCTCACGTTTGTATTGGATTCCTGATTATTTATTGGGTGCACAGAGTTCCGTATCATTATTTTAGAGCGATTTCGAAAATAGCCTTGCCAATTGTTTGGTTTTTATTGCTTTATACATTGTTGAAAGGAACTGTAATTGCCGGAGCAAATGCGAGTCGTTGGATTCAGGTACCTTTTATTGGTATTACATTTCAAACGTCGACTTTGGCGGCCAGCATATTATTCATATTTGTAGCGCGTTATTTGTCAAAAACCAGAGACGAGAATGAGCCGTTTCAAGCTTCATTAATACAGCTTTGGTTACCGGTTTTTATAACATTGGCACTTATTTTGCCAGCAAACTTTTCGACAACAGCGTTGATTTTTTCAATGGTTATGATGCTGACATTTATTGGTAAATATCCATTAAAATATATCGGTTTTATTATAGGTTCGGGAATTGCAATGTTAGCGTTCTTCCTTTTGGTGGCGAAAGCTTTTCCTGATTCAAGATTCTTTAGCAGGGTATCAACTTGGGAAAGTCGTATTATGAACTTTACCACAGATAAACCTGATGAAGATGATTATCAAATCGAAAAAGCAAAAATTGCGATTGCATCAGGAAAACTTGGAGGATTAGGGCCAGGTAAAAGTGTTCAGAAGAACTTTTTGCCTCAATCATCTTCGGATTTTATCTATGCAATTATTGTTGAAGAATATGGATTAGTGGGCGGAGTATCGATATTGATTTTGTATTTATTGTTATTGTTCCGATTTGTTATCGCATCGCATAAAGCAACTACTTTGTTTGGAAAATTAGTCGTCGTCGGGCTCGGGTTTCCAATGATATTTCAGGCGATGATTAATATGGCGGTTGCTGTAGAATTATTGCCGGTAACGGGACAAACGCTTCCGCTGATAAGTTCCGGAGGTAGTTCGATTTGGATGACATGTTTCTCTCTTGGAATTATCATTAGCGTGACTAAAAAAGACGAAGAAATCGCCGAAGAGCAAGAAGAAAAAGAAAGACGTAAAGAAGCACTTCAACGATTAATTGATAAAGAATTATCAGAAGAAGATTTGCCGGCTGACGAAAAAATATATGAAGAAGAAGGAATGTATTCGATTGAGGATACTTCCAGAAATCCAATGAATGCAGTATTAAATAAAGCTTAG
- the murG gene encoding undecaprenyldiphospho-muramoylpentapeptide beta-N-acetylglucosaminyltransferase: MTKYKFILSGGGTGGHIYPAIAIANELKLQFPDAEFLFVGARDKMEMQKVPQAGYEIKGLWIAGLQRKLTLQNLMFPLKLATSLLESRRIIKQFKPNVVIGTGGFASGPLLQAAGSAGIPTVVQEQNSFPGITNKLLSKKAKAICVAYENLERFFPKEKIVLTGNPVRQDLIDIESKRDEAIAFYGLDPNKKTLLVLGGSLGARRINQLIEKELQNMLSQDVQIIWQCGKLYFEDYKKHNQQNLRVVDFIERMDFVYAAADVIISRAGASSVSELCIVGKPVIFIPSPNVAEDHQTKNAQAIVDAKGAILLKESELENEFSIVFEALLKDQGKQKQLSDNIKKLAMPNATKVIVDQIKKLL, from the coding sequence ATGACAAAGTATAAATTCATACTAAGTGGCGGTGGAACTGGAGGGCATATTTATCCGGCAATTGCAATTGCAAATGAATTAAAATTACAATTTCCTGATGCTGAATTTCTTTTTGTAGGTGCAAGAGATAAAATGGAAATGCAAAAAGTGCCTCAGGCAGGTTACGAAATAAAAGGTCTTTGGATAGCTGGTTTACAAAGAAAATTAACGTTGCAAAATTTGATGTTTCCGTTAAAATTGGCAACAAGTTTGCTAGAGTCAAGACGAATTATCAAACAATTTAAACCAAACGTAGTAATAGGTACCGGAGGTTTTGCCAGCGGACCATTATTGCAAGCGGCAGGTTCGGCAGGAATTCCAACAGTAGTTCAGGAACAAAATTCTTTTCCGGGAATTACAAATAAGTTGTTGAGCAAAAAAGCAAAAGCAATTTGTGTTGCTTACGAGAATTTAGAAAGGTTTTTTCCAAAAGAAAAAATTGTTTTAACAGGGAATCCGGTTCGTCAGGATTTAATAGATATTGAAAGTAAACGCGACGAAGCAATTGCTTTTTATGGTTTAGATCCGAATAAAAAAACATTGTTGGTTTTAGGAGGAAGTTTAGGAGCAAGAAGAATCAATCAGTTAATTGAAAAAGAATTGCAAAATATGCTTTCGCAAGATGTACAAATCATCTGGCAATGTGGAAAATTATATTTTGAAGATTATAAAAAGCACAATCAACAAAACCTTAGAGTAGTTGATTTCATAGAAAGAATGGATTTTGTGTATGCTGCTGCAGATGTGATTATTTCGCGAGCAGGAGCGTCATCGGTTTCAGAATTATGTATTGTTGGGAAACCAGTAATTTTTATTCCGTCACCAAATGTGGCCGAAGATCATCAAACAAAAAATGCGCAGGCAATTGTAGATGCAAAAGGAGCTATTTTATTGAAAGAATCAGAATTGGAAAATGAGTTTAGTATTGTTTTTGAAGCTTTATTGAAAGACCAGGGAAAACAAAAACAATTAAGCGATAATATCAAGAAACTGGCGATGCCAAATGCAACGAAAGTGATTGTGGATCAGATTAAAAAGTTGTTATAA